The genomic stretch gaacttggccgaagactgcaccacaagatacaccgcccaatatttgaattccccgaagcccAACTGAGTGTCGGGGAACTGCTGATGAGACaggagcttcacatcctcggcagacatgccgctggttgccgagcggaggttgtttgtgtaaatgccggcaaatcggctgagctgcctcttcagccgatcccactgtttccggcattgctctccgttgtgaggcttcccccctggcggtttgaactCGAGGTAGTTTGGCTAATGCGACACCACATccggtcgatgtgctggttcgccTCGACGTAAGGATCCTCCACTACACTAATCCACGCCTTTGCTAGCACGACGCACTCGTCCATGATCTAGAAGGTCCTCCTGTTCCCGCTGGATCCCCCCCACCTCAGCGGCCCCCTCCTCACCACCGTACATCGGGACGCCCCGTCCCATGCCCCTCCTTCGCCctgtcctccccctcctcaTTGTCGTCGGTGGTGCGTcggtgggagaatcccggatcggagaaagccccaactcctcgaGCGAGAACGTGTCATAGCTCTCGAGAGGAGAACTCGTCGGGTTGTCCGTCGAcaataaatccatatagggccgatagacgttgtccaccggcgaatgggggaccccctgcctactccccccgCAGCGACATGCGATCCCTGCATAATCCCAGGcatcatcatccccggcatttggggcatcattccgggcatcattccCAACATTCTGGGCATCATCCCAGGCATTTCGGCACTCgccccgggcatctggggcatcatcccataccactgcgagtacatgttgtagtacccgggcttCATTCCCGATGGCATTTGagattggggcatcatccccggcattccggCACTCCCGCCGACGGGAAAATAAGGGGCCGGTGACTCGCTAGTGGCGggggaatcgctatcgtggtgTTCCATTGTTCTTCAAAAGAAAggtatttttagagagagatacttgttaatacaagtggtgcgaatgaaatgaagttcaacgggacgtatttatagaaatttaaaaaaaaacatttaatgcaataaatggGAATTCCACGCGGACGTCCATGGGagaacgcaatggcggacgtacGTGCGGCGTCACGACGGAATTCTGCGtaaacgccgcggaactgcgggttcctcggcggaattaCGTATCCGTGTCTACCaggcacaatggcggacgtccgccgcggaATTCCGGAACGCCGATCGGAATTCCGCAGGGATGGCACCACTACTGATGCTctaatacataattaaactcattGCATAGCTTATGGAAAAGTACTGCATACATCACGTGACCAAGTGAGGATGAATGATTCTAAATTAAAGAGCAAATAATAGTAGTAAGTCACAAGCTAGAAGTAATATGTAACTATGTGAAGGAAGTATGTCTAATCAAAGTCTTTGTCTCGAAATGAAAGCGATACTATGATAGTAATATCTATAATCCACCTTCATGACATGTCCACAGTGCATTCATTCGTCTCTTTCTTTTCTAAATAGAATGGGGGAAAAACTTTATGAAATTATTGGTCAAATTCTTTAACTTGGAGATGAAAAATTGGTTGGGACTAGTGCATAGTCATATGATATCACCAATAAATCCTGCGGATAATTAATCTGACAAGTGTGGGTCGACCAAAAGGAGATTGCTTTGACCAAACCAATCAAATTAGTATTTTGATATAGAAAATTAAAGCCCAATAGACTATGAGATGGAAAGACATGTTTTATTATGAGATAAAAGAAGGGGAAATTAAAGCATGAGAGGAGTGGTTGCAAGTTGTATATAGCATATTAAAAGGTCTGATTGAGTTAATGAGAAATAGGCGATAAAACTGCACACAAAATTATAATAAGGATAAATTTATCATCTTCATATATAACTATGCTATCTTTCGATAGTTACATAATAGAATTCACCACATAGATAGATAAATATTTAGGCATTCACTTCCACTTTGACAATTTCTTCTTTCTTGACAGCAACGCTGGCCTTAGGCATTGCTGCTATGACTGCCTTCTCTCCTTGAATAacagtttcttccttcttcacCGTGTTGACAAGATGCGTATGAGAAGGCACCCTCCTTATTGGACTTGAGCACGAGAATACATTGTCGACACCCAAACAACCACTGCAGCAATTCCTTGTATCCATCTCCTTGGTATTTAGTTCCCCTCTTGAAATTAAGCACGAAATATATGAATTTGATATTTGATTGTTTGGGAGGATGAGAGCATATATAGTGAAGAAATAGACTTTTGAGTTCTTTACCACATCAAATGTTTCATTAATTAGTTGGAAACCATGCGCCAATATGTAATTGCAACGTAAAACCTATGTTACTAAGTGTTAGAGATCAAAATCCAAcccaaaatttcaaattaacaCTTATGGAAAGACCATTAAGTTCAATTATGTTAGCAGTTCAATTCAAAATCTATGAAAAGTTAAACCATGGTTTTGGCATTTTTCAAAAACTTAATAAGTTCTTATGCCTAGTGCGTTTAACACCTAAAACATCTCTAATCCCCATAATTGGCTAAACGTGCATACCAGATGATAAGAATAACTACTAATGTTGACAAAGATGGACACCAAGAAACTAAACCATACAGTATTAAATAACCTCAAAATCTGCAAAAAGCATTAAACATTGGAATACCTAGAGTTTGCACTTCTTGTTTAGCTACAAAGTTGAACCGTTGGTATAGTGGCAGTTAGAATTTAGGACCTACAGTTATGGGCCACAAAGTGAAACTGATAGCCCAAGACTGAGCCAATTAATTGGTTTAAAAAGTGAGCTGAAAAAAAAGAAGCCCACTTATATATCTACCTATTCTGGCCCATACTACTACTTAGAATTCAATACAAGAATATAGATCAAAACATACGCAGTATTTGATTCTTCATAATAAAACGTAAAGTTTTGCTCAAAATTAGGGATTTATGGCGACATCCGACTTACCCCAAGAAATCTTGATCGACATTTTCTCCCGTCTGCCAGCAAAATCAGTCGGAAAATGCAGATGCTTAGCGAAAACATGGCAAACTCTGCTCTCCTCCCCTCAGTTCATCAAATCCCACCTCATCCGAAGCCCCCCTCAAGAAAATCTCATTCTCATAACCCCCTCCGGCTCCGTccactccgccgccgccgccgacggGGCTGTCTCAAGCAAGCTCCAATCGCTGCAAAACATCACAGAGTTTGCCGGCTCTTGTGATGGATTAGTATTATTGGTCGACGACAAAGATCGGAAGCTTCTAGTAAATCCCATCACTTTGCAGCTGATCGAAATAACCGATTCACCGCTTGCTTTGACCAAAGGCGAGAGCTTTAGCATGTATGGATTAGGGCATGATCCGATCAGCGACGATTACAAAATTGTGGCGCTTTCGTATTGGGACACCGACAACGAGTATAATCCGGATTGTGCCGATACATTTGTGGACGTGTATTCCGTTGGGAGAGGCGTTTGGAGAAGGGCTGACAATTCGCCTTACGATCACGCCGTTCCTCATCTTGCTTGCGGGGCCTTTGTGGGTGGCAAGATTCATTGGCTGGCGAGTAGCCGAGAAGAGGGCTACGCCTCTGTAATTGCTGCTTTCGATTTGGCACGAGAGgtgttcgacgaaatgcctGCTCCAAAAGATGTTGATGTGGGGAAGTTTGTGTTTTATAAGCTCGTGTTTCTTGGTGGTTGCCTTTGCTTGGTTGATGCGCAAAGAGATATAACTCGTGTTTGGGTTATGAAAGAGTATGGTGTGGGAGAATCTTGGAGGAGATTTATCATAGAGGGAGAGTGTGAATCTGATGTGATTAAGCCTCTGTGTTTTGATGGAGATGAGGAGGTTGTGTTGCTAACCGAGGGGGAGAGTTTGGTTGTTCACGATGCGAAGGGGAAGTCGATTAGGGAGATGGTTGTTGATGGAGTTCCGGCTGTGTTTGTGGACGGAGGTGTCTTTCTTCACAACCTCGTCTCGCCTTCTTTACACGAGGAGGTGATGTAAGTACGCGATTTCATTCAACAAAGTGATGAATCCACTGTAAATCTTTTGCTTGGTTGTATATTGTGTGTGACTTAGTTTGGTGTTGATCACGTTTATCGTTAATAGATTAATGCAGTGTATGAAAATGACAAATTGCTATAGTGAACTGCAGTTAGTCTTGCAGTTGCTGTTAGAAAACAAACATCCAAAACTTGATCATATGTTTcactttgtctattttttttcttgattgcaATTTGCAAGgcaattaattaatactagtactagaTAAAATGAGACGAATAGGATTCCGTCAGAATATTCAAGGTTTCATTTTTTGTATTACTAATATACCTCAACACTAACTTATTTGGGCTTTAGCTTCAAAACATTAGGgtgaattttatttctttttcttgtaaTAATCTGTCAAACGCAATTGATTACggaattttaaatatataaaaaagatTTCTTATGAGTTATTTGATTATAATTTTTTGATTCGAAACTGAATTCAATTCGAAATGACAATTTGaacaattctttcgccactcatcttgcgcCAGAGACCTAtagtccaacaatttttaatggcaaatttttatatttaaatttaatttgtatGGTAATTGATCTTATgctgaaattcatataaataataccCTGAATGACAATCCAACTTAATAGCtattcaatttcaaaataaataaattaaatataattcataaatcacctatagtaagttcttaaaatgtagtttagatttaaaaaaataaaataaagtatctaAGTCCCAATTCATTATCCCTatataattggtcatctaataatttgaaggccttaagggcattttcgtccgaaaaaagtttaaaatacttcaaatgatattaacttatagttgacggacctataatgatattttcaaagttcatggacctaaaataatacttcggcaaagttcgtggacctaaaAAATGTTCCCTCTATTTACAAACTTAAAAAGAATTAATAAGTTTTCTTTTTGGATTTAATGTAGACACCTTCAAGGCTTCAACTTATGATGAGCACGCTCGATTTCCTAGATTTAGAAAGAGAGATTTATTTTGTAGCCATATGAAAACTTATTTTACAAAAATCACGAGAATGAGACTCTAGGATACGGCGTCGTATTCTTCTGGATGAAATAATGCATTAGCCACATCGTCGATACGGCGTCGTTATAGGATTGTGTCGTGGTACAGTCGCTCCAAAAATCATTCCGATCGTTTGGGACCCAACAAAACCTAGACAAGCTTTGCTTCAATCAATCAAGCATAGAGTTGAATCGGGGAGCTAATTCATTTTACTGGCTAATTTGGGAAATAAGCCGATGAAGAAGCTCTAGGTAGCTTCCCAGAAGCTCTCTGTCTTCTAAATATTTCAGAGATTTCTTGAAATTCGAGGTATATAATTCGCTTTTCCTCTGCTCCATTTAGTTTTTATGTATTCGTCTTACTGATTTCCGATCAATTTTGGCCCctaattttcaatttctttgACTCGTGGTTTACTTGTTACTTTGTCAAAAAAAGTTGAAATTGCAAGTGTCTGATTAGTTATTTAACTTGATAATACGATTCTGCTTATTAATTCAAATGTAATTCCGTAGGAGAGTTAAGTTTTTGGATAAATTAATTTCATTGCATGTTGTTTTGATGGTACATTTAGCAAGAGAAGAGTTGTGGCCTGCTAATGCTGTGATCATTGTATCTTTGCTAAAAAACCTACATTTCCCTTGAAAGTGATGGCACCCAAGACTCGGAAACCAGTAGCAAAAAGATCAAAACCAGCAGTGAAGAAAAGAAGATCAAATCTTGTATCACAGAGGAGCATGAGCATCAACAAAACGAACAAGAACCAGACTTGGAAGTCAGTCAACAGCCAATTCAAAAGCAAGGTTAATTATTTATATGTATTAAACTACTGGGTATTGGTTTAATTTGTTACTTATAAGGTAGAGTTTTGCTTGCCTTTTCAAACTTAGTGCACTAATTATTCATCTTGTTTCCTTTTATAGTAATGGCTCGTAGTACTCGAAGTGCAACTGCCAGTCGTACGGTCCGTTCTGGGATTCTTGATAGGCTGCAAATGATGGACAATCAGCAACAACTGCAGCCACAAGCTGCTATCGGGAAAGGTTCACTAGCAGTAGTTGAGCTTAAATTTCATAGCGTATACTAGActactttatttaattcttttttgAATCAGTGGCGGTTCATACAACTCGGGGAACAACTAGAAACCAAAGTGGGTTTCGCGGGCTGGAAGAAACGAATCTAAATGAAGAACATGAGATTCAAAATGATGAAGAACTCCGAAACCAAGGTTATGTTTTAGTTACAGTTACCAATGATATGATTAGTTATATCATGTACACCTAGTATTAAAAAAGAGGGCATGCAAGGATATTTAATGAAACTTACTTTCATTTGATTTGTTAATAATATACCTACATCAAAGGCCCAACATTATTACATATCATGGACTGAATAGTTATTTCATGTTGGATTCATGGACTCTACTCCAGGAGATGGTCTAatccatttttttttgtgaatttgttaATGGGTTATCATTATTTTTATGTAGATTTAGCCATACAGACGAGTTATGTGATGCTATTTTCTTCATTGATGTATTCATCTACAACTTTTGTTTGCAGAAACGGCTCCCAGATCCCAAAGATCAACTGTAAATAGAAGTCTAAATCATGGATATCTAGAGCAGGATGAAAtggaggaacatggatggcaaGAAAATGAACAGTTTACAAAGTAACTGATGCACTTAAAAATGCATTACGGATCTGTGAGTGTTAGTTGAATGTGTGTTCTTATAGAAGTTAGTTAATCTACTTGACTAGTTCTTATCAATTGGTACTCTTACAATTACAATGCAttaataatcaatgaagtgtttcTTTTTTGGTAGTGACGGCTTCTGGTTCTCAAAGAACAACTACCAATCGAAACTCCCATAGTGCATTTCAAGATAATCATCAAAGGCAGGAGAATGGGCAATGGAGAAATAGGGGACAAATTCGGCCACCAATCAGTGAACAAGCTTCTTGTGAGGAAAATTACGCTTTTGGTGATTTAATGGCGTACACTTTGTTGCAATTTGATGCACGACTGCATGACCCATATTTTTGGAACTATGAAACCTAACTcctaatatttgtaatatgatCATTCTGTCAGTCTTCATATTTCGGTTTAATTTCACTCTAAATTTTCTGGATTTACAGGCCTTGTATGGAATTTCAAAGGTTTGTTAatgatattattaaaatttaaattgaaataacaGCTAACGATCATGAATTCTTTTGTTTTAAGTCTTGTTTATGATATACCAGTTTCTTCTTTATACACATACTTCTCTTTTTTACAGTCATTACTCCAATAACTAGGAAGGCAACTGGAAGCCACGTTGTGCGTCACAGACTTCAAGATGAGATCCAAATGGAAGTAGATAGACATCACCAAAATGAAGAACAATGTTAGGAGTGAAAGGCGAGGGGAGGGGTAGGGAGCACAAGATGTGCACGGAATTACGATATGTCAAGCGTAAGGCGAGTAATGAATGGAATTCGATCACTTGTATTGCAAAAAGAATAATGAAGAACactcctccgcagaggcctatGACTAAGTCGTCCAATTACAAATGATCTATCCAAGATGAATTGAACTCCctaattacatttatttatactaAACGCAGCTTAACTAAAAAGCATAAAACTAGGAATGCATGAAAGTAGGAAACGGCTGAACTGCTTGCCGAGCTGGGTGGCTGACTTCTTCAAACCCCTGCGCTGGCTCCCTTCTTTTCCTCGCCGCCTCCAACCTATTTCCCCTTTTTGCGGCGGGTGTACACCTTCCATCCACCGAGGCTGTTGACCGTATCAATTGCTCCGCCCGTCGGAacagccttgtcctcaaggctgAAGAAAGGAAACTGTCTGCGGATGTCCGCCTCGTCCATCCAAGTTGCCTCGTCATCCCCCAGGCCGACCTAACTAATGAGGACCTGGTCGACGGTATCGTCATCTCGGCGCTCAGTCCGGCGTGCCAACACTTTGTCCGGAAGGAAGAGTGGCGCGGCATCAACCAGGCTATCGGGCAGCATGGCCTCCACCGGTGCGTCTCCCACGGCCCGTTTGAGGAGGGAGACATGGAACACCGGGTGAATGCGGGCCGAGTCGGGGAGCTTTAGGCGATAAGCCGTCGTGCCGATGCGCGCCTCAATCCGAAAGGGGCCAAAGAACCGGGGTGCTAACTTCCTGTTGCTGCCACTGAACAGGGAAGAGTGACGGTGCGGCCGAAATTTCAAGTAGACCATATCCCCCATGCCGAACTCGACGTCCCGACGCCGTTTGTTCGCGGCCGTCGTCATGCGGTCCTGGGCTCGCCCCAAGTGACGGCGCAGCAGCTTGAGCATCTCGTCGCGAGAGCGAAGAGTATCTAGCACAGATTGTGCCCGAATCTCCCCGGGCAGAAAGGCGTGCAGCGTGGGCGGGGGTCGGCCGTACACCGCCTCGAATGGTGTCATGCCCGAAGCCGAGTGCGTGCTCGTGTTGTAGCAGTATTCAGCCCAGCCCAGCCATTTGTTCCGTTGTTTGGGCCGATCAGAGGAGAAACAATGCAAATATGTTTGCAGACAACGGTTGAGTACCTCCGTTTGGCCATCGGTCTCGGGGTGGTAGGCGGGCGGAGCTCATCTTAAGCGTGGTTCCTGTGGCCCGAAACAACTCCTTCCAGAATGAGCTGAGGAAGATGGGGTCGCGATCTGAAACGATAGACCGAGGAATGCCGTGGAGGCGAACCACCTCGTGCGTGAATAACTCCGCGACTTGGTGGGCCGTAAAAGGGTGTCGGAGGCCGATGAAATGAGCATACTTGGAGAGGCGGTCGACGATGACGAAAATGCAGTCCAGACCCCCCGCCCTAGGCAGCCCCGACACGAAGTCCATACTAATGTCTTCCCAGATTCGATCCGGAATCGGTAATGGCTGGAGCAGTCCGGCCGGGGACTTGGTTTCAGACTTGTGTCGCTGGCACGTCGCGCATGCCGCGACGAAATTAGTGACCTATTTCACCATCCCGTGCCAGTAAACATTCGAGGCGATGCGGCGATACGTGCGGTAGGCTCCTGAGTGGCCGCCTGTGGGCGTGACATGGAATTCGCCGAGCAGCCGCGGGATCCACGGCGAGCCGGGTGGGACGACTATCCTGCCCTTGTAGAACAGGGTTCCGTGGATCAGCTCGTAGTGAGGGGAGCTTGGCTGGCCGGCCTCCAGCGCGGCCTTGATCTTTGCGAGTGCCGGGTCGGAGGTGAGAGTCGACTGGACCGAGGACCACTCGGGCCACGAAGGGATCGAAATCGCCGATAGTTCCAGCGTGTCGTCATCGCGGCGGGATAGGGCGTCTGCTGCCCGATTCAGCTTTCCCTCCTTGTAGATGATGGTGAAGTCGTAGCCCAATAGTTTGGCGGCCCAGTTTTGTTGTGCCGGGGTAGCTAGAGGGTGGGCTAGTAGCTGGCGTAGGCTACGCTGTTCCGTGTAGACGACGAAACGACGGCCCAGTAAGTAGGGGCGCCAATGCTGGATTGCGAGGACGAGGGCCATGAGTTCCTTCTCGTATGCCGATTTGGTTAGCCAACGTGAAGATAGCGTCTTGCTGAAGTACGCCACCGGTTGGCGGTCCTGCATGAGCACGGCCCCGAGGCCACGGCCCGACGCATCGCATTCTATTATGAATTCCTTCGAGAAATCCGGCATCCTGAGCAGCGGGGCCGATGTTAACGCTGCTTTGAGGGCTTCGAAAGCGGACGCCGCCGTTTCAGACCAAGCCCAGGCCGGCTTGGAACGGGGTGTTGGCGGTTTCTTTAGGAGTTCTGTTAGCGGGGCGGCGATCTTGCCGTAGTCCTTGATAAACCGGCGGTAGTACCCTGTTATGCCCAGGAACCCGCGCACACACTTCAGGGATTTCGGCGTCGGCCAGCGGAGGACAGCCGAGATCTTGGCCGGGTCCATCCGCACCCCGTCGAAAGACACAATGTGGCCGAGGTACTCGACGCTAGTCCGGCCCAAAAGGCATTTTTTTGCGTTGACGACGAGGGAGTGCGTGTTGAGCACCTCGAAGACCTTGCGGAGGTGGCGCATGTGTTCCGCCCATGTGGCGCTGTAGACAAGGATGTCGTCAAAGAAAACTAAGACGAATTTCCGCAGGGCAGGTCGGAAAATGTCGTTCATCAGGCTCTGGAAGGTGGCCGGAGCGTTGGTGAGGCCGAAGGGCATCACGAGGAACTCGTAGTGGCCGGAGTGGGTGCGAAAAGCCGTTTTCGGGATGTCGGCCGCTGCCACCCGAATCTGGTGGTATCCCGCCTTTGAGATCGATTTTGCTAAACCACTTGGCCCTGTGTAGCTCGTCCAGGAGTTCATGTATCACTGGAATAGGGTATTTTTCCGGCACAGTACGCTTATTGAGTTCCCTGTAGTCCACGCAAAAACGCCACGAACTATCTTTCTTGCGCACGAGGAGAACCGGGCTCGAGAATGGGCTGGTGCTAGGTTGGATGACTCCGGAGGCCAACATCTCGGCCACGAGCTTCTCCATCTCGTCCTTCTGCAGGTGATTGTACCGGTAGGGGCGTACGGAAACCGGGTTGGTGTCTGGGACGAGCGGGATCCTATGATCGGTGCGGCGATGCGGAGGCAAGCCGGCGGATTCCCGTGTGGTGTCTGGAAACTCCCCGATCAATCCCAGGATTTGCGATCTGGCCGCCGCGGATAAGGCCGAATTGAGGCCGAAAGGTTCTGCCGCCGCCCCCTTTTCCATTGCCCGAAGGACCCAACAGCAGTCACCCTCCTCGAGGCCGCGGAGGTCGCGAGTGGAACAAGCCCGGCGCATGATGGACGGGTCGCCCTTAAGTGAGACGGGCCGGCCGTGTACTCGGAAGTCCATGGTCGAACGCTGCCAATTCGCCATGACATAGCCGAGGGACGCGAGCCATGCGACCCCCAAAATGACGTCAATGTTCCGGAGGGGAAATACATAGCACGATACTACAAACTCCTCGCTTTCCAATACTAGAGACACATGTCTACACATCCCTGCAGCCTGTCGGGTGGAACCGTCTCCAAGAACCACCGAGTACGGCGAGGTCGGTGTGACCGGCAGCGCGAGCCGCTGGGCGCACTGCTCGGAGATGAAGCAGTAATTCGCCCCGCTATCGATCATCACCTTAACCGGATGAGAGGCGATTCCTCCAAAGAGCTTCATCGTGTTTGCCGTGTCCAGACCGTTCAGGGACAACACCGACAGTTGCGGCTCCGCCCCGGGTTTCATCACTTCCTCTTAGTCGGGGTCGGAGTCCGCGGCCGAGTCCTCATGTTCTTCGCAAATCATGACGTTGAGAGTCCTGGGTGGGCATCGGTGGGCTGGCCAAAACTTTAAGCCGCACTTGACACAGGTCCCTGCTGCAATATGCCGCCTATATTCCTCCGGAGACGCATTCCGAAAGCGTTTGGAGACTGGCTTCGACGAGGCTGTCGAGTACGAGGGGTTCGGAGAATACCCTTTCGTGGCTGACCGATTTGAGTGGACCTGGTAAGAGTGCGTTTGGACCGTGGTTTGGGAGGGGGTCGGCCGCTGAGGTTGGGCCGATGCCATGATGTCGAGGTCTAGGGCCATTTCGACCGCATCCTCATAGGTCGTGATTTTGGCGGCCTTCATTTGCAGCCGCACCTCGGGTCGGAGGGCAGCCATGAAAAAACCCAGGTATTGCTGGCACGAGATGTCCGGTACCTGTGCAAGGCGCGCCTCAAAGGCCGTCACAAATTCCGCCAGCGACCCGGTGTGTCTTACCGCCGCGACCAGGTCCTCATTAGTTGGGTCGGCCTGGGGGATGACGAGGCAACTTGGATGGACGAGGCGGACATCCGCGGACAGTTTCCTTTCTTcagccttgaggacaaggctgtTCCGACGGGCGGAGCAATTGATACGGTCAACAGCCTCGGTGGATGGAAGGTGTACACCCGCCGCAAAAAGGGGAAAGAGGTTGGAGGCAGCGAGGAAAAGAAGGGAGCCGCAGGGGTTTGAAGAAGTCAGCCACCTCGGCAAGCAGTTCAGCCGTTTCCTACTTTCATGCATTCCTAGTTTTATGCTTTTTAGTTAAGCTGCGTTtagtataaataaatgtaattagGGAGTTCAATTCATCTTGGATAGATCATTTGTAATTGGACGACTTAgtcgtaggcctctgcggagtAGTGTTCTTCATTATTCTTTTTGCAATACAAGTGATCGAATTCCATTCATTACTCGCCTTACGCTTGACATATCGTAATTCCGTGCACATCTTGTGCTCCCTACCCCTCCCCTCGCCTTTCACTCCTAAcaatttggtgcggtgaacgtggatGAATTCGAGGACGGATACGCGAGTGGACGGATTGGAGAAGGCTGTAGCAGAGTTGAAGTGGCGGTCCCAAAGGAGGACATATCAATTCGAGGATTTGAGGACTACGTTAGACGAACTCAGACGGGAG from Salvia splendens isolate huo1 chromosome 4, SspV2, whole genome shotgun sequence encodes the following:
- the LOC121797952 gene encoding F-box protein CPR1-like is translated as MATSDLPQEILIDIFSRLPAKSVGKCRCLAKTWQTLLSSPQFIKSHLIRSPPQENLILITPSGSVHSAAAADGAVSSKLQSLQNITEFAGSCDGLVLLVDDKDRKLLVNPITLQLIEITDSPLALTKGESFSMYGLGHDPISDDYKIVALSYWDTDNEYNPDCADTFVDVYSVGRGVWRRADNSPYDHAVPHLACGAFVGGKIHWLASSREEGYASVIAAFDLAREVFDEMPAPKDVDVGKFVFYKLVFLGGCLCLVDAQRDITRVWVMKEYGVGESWRRFIIEGECESDVIKPLCFDGDEEVVLLTEGESLVVHDAKGKSIREMVVDGVPAVFVDGGVFLHNLVSPSLHEEVM